Proteins from one Azospirillum ramasamyi genomic window:
- a CDS encoding sensor histidine kinase — protein MAVTAYRNAGFGTESGAERTAEASGSGIDDPVLLRCLLDQLPTPTALVEEEGDCCCYANAAFRALGVVAGSIITDSFPALSPMLLAEARNSARPQRSRAAGDRAKDGERFWDLRVTPILGLNGVVRALIVTADETPEAVAEHERRLRDVSHRLKNTLQLVSSLLTLQTLSSKDPEVRRALQSAGSRVGIVTQAHQRTHGALRGGTIDAAPHLRELCQELEATLPGAHRIQVAAEETEMPVESIIPFSLIVSELVGNAARHAFPAGAPGTIDVRFGRTGGGAVRLEIADRGTGLPSGLDITRAATLGLKVVRAFVGQLRGKLSADSSPYGTRVTVDFPAA, from the coding sequence ATGGCAGTCACGGCGTACCGGAACGCAGGATTCGGGACGGAATCCGGCGCGGAGCGGACGGCGGAAGCCAGCGGTTCCGGCATCGACGATCCGGTGCTGCTGCGTTGCCTGCTTGACCAGCTGCCGACTCCAACCGCCCTGGTGGAAGAGGAGGGCGACTGCTGCTGCTACGCCAACGCCGCCTTCCGCGCGCTGGGGGTGGTTGCGGGCTCGATCATCACGGACAGCTTTCCCGCCCTGTCGCCGATGCTGCTGGCGGAGGCGCGCAACAGCGCCCGGCCGCAGCGCAGCCGCGCCGCGGGCGACCGCGCGAAGGACGGCGAACGGTTCTGGGATTTGCGCGTCACCCCGATTCTGGGCCTCAACGGTGTCGTCCGCGCCCTGATCGTCACCGCGGATGAGACGCCGGAGGCGGTCGCCGAGCATGAACGTCGCCTGCGCGACGTCAGCCACCGGCTGAAGAACACGCTGCAGCTCGTCTCCAGCCTGCTGACCCTGCAGACGCTGTCCAGCAAGGATCCCGAAGTCCGCCGCGCTCTTCAAAGCGCCGGCAGCCGTGTCGGCATCGTCACCCAGGCCCACCAGCGCACCCATGGCGCATTGCGCGGCGGCACCATCGATGCGGCGCCGCATCTGCGCGAACTCTGCCAGGAGTTGGAGGCGACGCTTCCCGGCGCCCACCGCATCCAGGTCGCCGCGGAGGAAACGGAGATGCCGGTGGAGTCGATCATCCCCTTCAGCCTGATCGTCAGCGAGTTGGTCGGCAACGCCGCCCGCCACGCTTTTCCGGCCGGGGCGCCCGGCACCATCGACGTGCGGTTCGGCCGCACCGGCGGCGGTGCCGTTCGCCTGGAGATCGCCGACCGCGGCACCGGCCTGCCTTCCGGGCTGGACATCACCCGTGCGGCGACGCTGGGGCTGAAGGTGGTGCGCGCTTTCGTGGGCCAACTGCGCGGAAAGCTGAGCGCGGACAGCAGCCCCTATGGCACCCGTGTGACCGTCGACTTCCCCGCCGCCTGA
- a CDS encoding TlyA family RNA methyltransferase, with translation MARIRADVALVERGLAESRAKAQALILAGLVYSDTKRIDKAGDLIAAEAPLAVKGQDHPWVSRGGLKLVKGLDVFAIDPAGLTAVDVGASTGGFTDVLLTRGAAKVYAVDVGHGQLAWKLRNDPRVVVLEKTNARHLTTAEIPDPIDLVVCDASFIGLEVVLPAALDLVVSGGRLVALIKPQFEVGKGRVGKGGVVREPELHREVCDRIRAWLDARPGWRVLDITESPITGPEGNKEFLIGAVKDRL, from the coding sequence ATGGCACGGATAAGGGCGGATGTGGCGCTGGTGGAGCGCGGGCTGGCGGAAAGCCGGGCCAAGGCGCAGGCGCTGATCCTGGCCGGGCTCGTCTATTCCGACACCAAGCGCATCGACAAGGCCGGCGACCTCATCGCGGCGGAAGCCCCGCTGGCGGTCAAGGGGCAGGATCATCCCTGGGTGTCGCGAGGCGGGTTGAAGCTGGTGAAGGGGCTGGACGTCTTCGCCATCGATCCCGCCGGCCTGACCGCGGTCGATGTCGGCGCCTCCACCGGCGGCTTCACCGACGTGCTGCTGACCCGCGGCGCCGCCAAGGTCTATGCCGTCGATGTCGGCCACGGACAACTGGCCTGGAAGCTGCGCAACGATCCGCGCGTGGTGGTGCTGGAAAAGACCAACGCCCGTCACCTGACCACGGCGGAAATTCCCGACCCGATCGACCTCGTCGTGTGCGACGCCAGCTTCATCGGTCTGGAAGTCGTGCTGCCGGCGGCGCTGGACCTCGTGGTGTCCGGTGGCCGGCTGGTCGCCCTGATCAAGCCGCAGTTCGAGGTCGGAAAGGGCCGTGTCGGCAAGGGCGGCGTGGTGCGCGAGCCGGAACTGCACAGGGAAGTCTGCGACCGCATCCGCGCCTGGCTGGACGCGCGGCCGGGATGGCGTGTGCTGGACATCACCGAAAGCCCGATCACCGGGCCGGAGGGCAACAAGGAGTTCCTGATCGGGGCAGTGAAGGACCGGCTCTGA
- a CDS encoding undecaprenyl-diphosphate phosphatase translates to MDIEFLIGLALVQGITEFLPVSSSGHLVLASQLTGWDDQGQTIDIALHVGTLGAVIAYFWKDSLAMTQGGWDLLRGQSTEARRLCLLLVIGTLPVILAGFLLHGLIADHLRSVGVIAATTIGFGILLYIADARGSQARTVADMSPGHAAIIGIAQAFALIPGTSRSGITMTAARMLGYDRESAARFSMLLSIPTILAAGGLATVQVLLAGEGETLGWDALIAAGLAFVAAFLTIGGLMAWVRRASLTPFVIYRLVLGGVLLFVLYN, encoded by the coding sequence GTGGATATCGAATTCCTCATAGGCCTGGCTCTTGTGCAGGGCATCACCGAATTCTTGCCGGTCAGTTCCTCCGGTCATTTGGTTCTCGCCTCTCAACTGACGGGATGGGACGATCAAGGCCAGACCATCGACATCGCGCTGCATGTCGGAACGCTGGGTGCCGTCATCGCCTATTTCTGGAAGGACAGCCTGGCAATGACCCAGGGCGGCTGGGACCTGTTGCGGGGCCAATCGACGGAGGCGCGTCGTCTGTGCCTGCTGCTGGTCATCGGCACGCTGCCGGTGATCCTTGCCGGCTTCCTGCTTCACGGCCTCATCGCGGATCATCTCCGCAGCGTGGGAGTCATCGCGGCGACGACCATCGGATTCGGCATTCTTCTGTACATTGCCGACGCACGCGGAAGCCAGGCGCGCACTGTCGCCGACATGAGTCCGGGACATGCCGCGATCATCGGCATCGCGCAGGCCTTCGCGCTCATCCCCGGCACCAGTCGCTCCGGCATCACCATGACGGCCGCGCGCATGCTCGGCTATGACCGGGAAAGCGCGGCCCGCTTCTCCATGTTGCTGTCGATTCCGACCATTCTCGCCGCGGGAGGGCTTGCGACGGTTCAGGTGTTGCTGGCGGGCGAGGGTGAAACGTTGGGGTGGGACGCGCTGATCGCGGCCGGACTGGCCTTCGTCGCGGCTTTTCTAACGATCGGCGGGCTGATGGCTTGGGTTCGCCGTGCCAGCCTGACGCCGTTCGTCATCTACCGGCTGGTGCTGGGCGGGGTGCTGCTGTTCGTCCTCTACAACTGA
- a CDS encoding Nramp family divalent metal transporter, which yields MSISSTNNAAIAADGAFGAADSGVAKKEIRLEAPGTGFMDTWKAMGPGIAAAMTGIGASHIMHAPTAGARFGYDLLWVILAAYIIKYCAFEFAHRYTMVKGETIINAYHRVGTWPLWFMIFQGLANTVGIAGRALGCAALMWAAFPFMPMEAWAVTILVGTVVILWLGSYSAVEGICKLLIIIFAVSCFVAFALQAPPPAEYLSRLLPTLPPVGAMLLFGAMFGYFPTTLEVAPMQSNWAVDKKAGMVKVNEMRAQGHTVHMDPDYMKKSLILFKRDMNISYIISMLSGMIFLIVGAAVLNPMGLVPKGSEMGTTIARIYTDTFGAWIFPVIIAGGVAALFSTVFTYFDGQARIFEECVVRLKKDWDNPRMRKLLYRGMQVLWLVAGIAVVFGLPEPIFVVQVASVMALVFSPVLFWLTIKAVKDNFTSDFERELLPTKFQFAWAWAGTGSLVLLTLYVLYYQFLG from the coding sequence TTGAGTATCAGCTCGACAAACAACGCGGCGATCGCCGCCGATGGGGCGTTTGGCGCCGCCGACAGCGGGGTCGCCAAGAAGGAAATCCGGCTGGAAGCGCCGGGCACCGGATTCATGGACACCTGGAAGGCGATGGGGCCTGGCATCGCCGCGGCGATGACCGGCATCGGCGCCAGCCACATCATGCACGCGCCGACCGCCGGCGCCCGCTTCGGCTACGATCTCCTCTGGGTGATCCTGGCCGCCTACATCATCAAGTACTGTGCCTTCGAGTTCGCCCACCGCTACACGATGGTGAAGGGCGAGACCATCATCAACGCCTACCACCGCGTCGGCACCTGGCCGCTGTGGTTCATGATCTTCCAGGGCCTCGCCAACACCGTCGGCATCGCCGGCCGCGCGCTGGGCTGCGCCGCCCTGATGTGGGCCGCCTTCCCCTTCATGCCGATGGAGGCGTGGGCCGTCACCATCCTCGTCGGCACCGTCGTCATCCTGTGGCTGGGCAGCTACTCGGCGGTCGAGGGCATCTGTAAGCTGCTGATCATCATCTTCGCCGTGTCCTGCTTCGTGGCGTTCGCGCTGCAGGCGCCGCCGCCGGCCGAATACCTGTCGCGCCTGCTGCCGACGCTGCCGCCGGTCGGTGCCATGCTGCTGTTCGGCGCCATGTTCGGCTACTTCCCGACCACGCTGGAAGTCGCGCCCATGCAGTCGAACTGGGCGGTCGACAAGAAGGCCGGCATGGTCAAGGTCAACGAAATGCGGGCACAGGGGCACACCGTGCACATGGATCCGGATTACATGAAGAAGAGCCTGATCCTCTTCAAGCGCGACATGAACATCAGCTACATCATCTCGATGCTGTCGGGCATGATTTTCCTGATCGTCGGCGCTGCGGTGCTGAACCCGATGGGGCTGGTGCCCAAGGGCAGCGAGATGGGCACGACCATCGCGCGCATCTACACCGACACCTTCGGCGCCTGGATCTTCCCGGTCATCATCGCCGGCGGCGTGGCCGCGCTGTTCTCCACCGTCTTCACCTACTTCGACGGTCAGGCCCGGATCTTCGAAGAATGCGTCGTGCGTCTGAAGAAGGACTGGGACAACCCGCGCATGCGCAAGCTCCTGTACCGCGGCATGCAGGTGCTGTGGCTGGTGGCGGGCATCGCCGTGGTCTTCGGCCTGCCGGAACCGATCTTCGTGGTGCAGGTCGCCTCGGTGATGGCGCTGGTCTTCTCGCCGGTCCTGTTCTGGCTGACCATCAAGGCGGTCAAGGACAACTTCACCTCGGACTTCGAGCGTGAGCTTCTGCCGACCAAGTTCCAGTTCGCCTGGGCGTGGGCCGGCACCGGCAGCCTGGTCCTGCTGACTCTCTACGTCCTCTACTACCAGTTCCTGGGCTGA
- the nhaA gene encoding Na+/H+ antiporter NhaA, which yields MVEKTQPSLRRPISIFREFMESEASGGILLMVAAALALIVANSPLSEAYFGTLHTYVLGLSIGHWVNDGLMAVFFLLVGLEIKREMLDGQLSTWSRRILPGVAAAGGMLVPALIYVAFNSSNPETIRGWAIPAATDIAFALGVLSLLGPRVPTSLKIFLTALAIIDDLGAVIIIALFYTADLSMPALGAAALILAALIALNRFGVQKLWPYLILGAGLWGAVLLSGVHATLAGVTLALTIPLRRHAPGQPDDMHSPLHRLEHGIHGWVAYLIVPVFGFANAGVSFAGMDASILTGSVPLGIALGLFLGKMVGVFGTAWLTIRLGFAEMPAGANTVQLYGVALLCGIGFTMSLFIGALAFPTSPELGDAVKVGVFAGSLVSATVGALLLRFVSPKTEIPATGYAKADGNAA from the coding sequence ATGGTGGAAAAGACGCAACCCTCACTTCGGCGCCCAATTTCCATTTTCAGGGAATTCATGGAAAGCGAAGCGTCGGGTGGCATTCTCCTGATGGTTGCCGCGGCGCTTGCCCTGATCGTTGCGAACTCTCCCCTGTCGGAGGCCTATTTCGGCACGCTGCACACCTATGTGCTGGGGCTGAGCATCGGGCACTGGGTCAATGACGGGCTGATGGCGGTGTTCTTCCTGCTGGTCGGGCTGGAGATCAAGCGGGAGATGCTGGATGGGCAGCTCTCCACATGGTCGCGCCGGATTCTGCCGGGCGTGGCGGCGGCCGGCGGCATGCTGGTGCCCGCGCTCATCTATGTGGCCTTCAACAGCAGCAATCCGGAGACGATCCGCGGCTGGGCCATTCCGGCGGCGACGGACATCGCCTTCGCCCTGGGCGTCCTGTCGCTGCTCGGGCCGCGCGTGCCGACATCCCTCAAGATCTTCCTGACGGCCCTGGCGATCATCGACGATCTCGGCGCCGTCATCATCATCGCCCTGTTCTATACCGCCGACCTGTCGATGCCGGCCCTGGGTGCGGCGGCGCTCATTCTGGCGGCGCTGATCGCCTTGAACCGCTTTGGCGTCCAGAAGCTCTGGCCCTACCTCATTCTCGGCGCCGGTCTGTGGGGTGCGGTTCTCCTGTCGGGCGTCCATGCGACGCTGGCCGGCGTCACCCTCGCGCTGACGATTCCGCTTCGCCGCCACGCGCCGGGCCAGCCGGACGACATGCATTCCCCGCTGCACCGGTTGGAGCACGGCATCCACGGCTGGGTGGCCTACCTGATCGTCCCCGTCTTCGGCTTCGCCAATGCCGGCGTGTCCTTCGCCGGAATGGACGCGTCGATTCTGACGGGCTCTGTCCCGTTGGGCATCGCGCTCGGCCTGTTCCTCGGGAAGATGGTCGGCGTGTTCGGAACCGCCTGGCTCACCATCCGCCTGGGCTTCGCCGAAATGCCGGCGGGGGCGAACACGGTGCAGCTCTACGGCGTTGCCCTGCTGTGCGGCATCGGCTTCACCATGAGTCTGTTCATCGGGGCCTTGGCCTTCCCGACCTCGCCCGAACTCGGCGATGCGGTTAAGGTCGGTGTCTTCGCGGGTTCTCTGGTGTCCGCGACCGTCGGTGCGCTGCTTCTGCGCTTCGTGTCGCCGAAGACCGAGATTCCGGCCACCGGCTACGCGAAAGCCGATGGGAACGCGGCGTGA
- the katG gene encoding catalase/peroxidase HPI, which produces MDARTDESAGKCPFTGGGEGGGGRSRRNRDWWPNALDLEMLHRNSPLSDPMGRDFDYAKEFQSLDLDAVIKDLHALMTNSQEWWPADFGHYGGLMIRMAWHSAGTYRITDGRGGAGTGQQRFAPLNSWPDNANLDKARRLLWPIKQKYGRKLSWADLMVLAGNVALESMGFKTFGFAGGRVDAWEPEELFWGPEGTWLGDERYSGERQLADPLGAVQMGLIYVNPEGPNGNPDPLAAAKDIRETFYRMAMNDEETVALIAGGHTFGKTHGAGDPSFMGPEPEAGALEDQGLGWKSKHGTGYGADAITGGPEVIWSQTPTKWSNHFFDNLFKYEWELTKSPAGAWQWQAKDAEPSIPGPCPDSEMRLPTMLTTDLSLRFDPIYEKISRRFYENPDQFADAFARAWFKLTHRDMGPVARYLGPLVPKETLIWQDPIPPLDHPLVDDADVAALKSRILASGLSVSQLVSAAWASASTFRGSDKRGGANGARIRLAPQKDWEVNEPAQLQTVLQKLEAIQADFNASAGGGKKISLADLIVLAGGAAIEKAAQDAGLTLQVPFTPGRMDASQDQTDVDSFAALEPRADGFRNYINSRKRQFMIPEEALVDRAALLRLTGPEMTVLVGGLRVLGANSNGSKHGVLTERPEKLTNDFFVNLLDMATEWQPPNAEGIYEGLDRKTKESRWTATRIDLIFGSHSQLRAFAEVYACSDAHEKFAKDFVAAWTKVMNADRYDLAQPKH; this is translated from the coding sequence ATGGACGCGAGGACCGACGAAAGCGCAGGCAAATGTCCATTCACCGGAGGCGGGGAAGGGGGAGGCGGTCGCAGCCGCAGGAATCGCGACTGGTGGCCGAACGCCCTCGATCTCGAGATGCTTCACCGCAATTCGCCGCTGTCCGACCCGATGGGCAGGGATTTCGACTATGCCAAGGAATTCCAGTCCCTTGATCTCGATGCGGTGATCAAGGATCTGCATGCACTGATGACGAACTCCCAGGAATGGTGGCCTGCGGATTTCGGCCATTACGGCGGGTTGATGATCCGCATGGCGTGGCACAGCGCCGGCACCTACCGCATCACCGACGGTCGCGGCGGCGCCGGCACCGGCCAGCAGCGCTTCGCGCCGCTCAACTCCTGGCCGGACAACGCCAATCTCGACAAGGCGCGCCGTCTGCTCTGGCCGATCAAGCAGAAATACGGGCGCAAGCTGTCCTGGGCCGACCTGATGGTTCTCGCCGGCAACGTCGCCCTGGAATCGATGGGCTTCAAGACCTTCGGCTTCGCCGGCGGCCGTGTCGATGCATGGGAGCCCGAGGAACTGTTCTGGGGGCCGGAAGGAACCTGGCTCGGCGACGAGCGCTACAGCGGCGAACGCCAACTCGCCGACCCGCTGGGCGCGGTGCAGATGGGGCTCATCTACGTCAATCCGGAGGGGCCGAACGGAAACCCCGATCCGCTGGCGGCGGCCAAGGACATCCGCGAGACCTTCTACCGCATGGCGATGAACGACGAGGAGACCGTCGCGCTGATCGCCGGCGGCCACACCTTCGGCAAGACGCACGGCGCGGGAGATCCCTCCTTCATGGGGCCGGAACCGGAAGCCGGAGCGCTGGAGGACCAGGGCCTGGGCTGGAAATCCAAGCACGGCACGGGGTATGGCGCCGACGCCATCACCGGCGGACCGGAAGTGATCTGGTCCCAGACGCCGACGAAATGGAGCAACCACTTCTTCGACAACCTGTTCAAATACGAATGGGAACTGACCAAGAGCCCGGCCGGTGCGTGGCAATGGCAGGCGAAGGATGCGGAGCCGTCGATCCCGGGCCCCTGCCCCGATTCGGAAATGCGCCTGCCCACCATGCTGACGACCGACCTGTCGCTGCGCTTCGACCCGATCTACGAAAAGATCTCCCGGCGGTTCTACGAGAATCCGGACCAGTTCGCCGACGCCTTCGCCCGCGCCTGGTTCAAGCTGACCCATCGCGACATGGGGCCGGTGGCGCGCTATCTCGGACCGCTCGTTCCGAAGGAGACGCTGATCTGGCAGGATCCGATCCCGCCGCTCGATCATCCCCTGGTCGATGATGCGGATGTCGCGGCGCTCAAGTCGCGCATCCTCGCTTCCGGCCTTTCGGTTTCGCAGCTTGTCTCGGCGGCCTGGGCATCGGCCTCCACCTTCCGCGGCTCCGACAAGCGCGGCGGTGCCAACGGTGCGCGCATCCGCCTCGCCCCGCAGAAGGATTGGGAGGTGAACGAGCCGGCGCAGCTTCAGACCGTGCTGCAGAAGCTGGAAGCAATCCAGGCCGACTTCAACGCATCGGCCGGCGGCGGCAAGAAGATATCCCTCGCCGACCTGATCGTCCTTGCCGGCGGTGCGGCGATCGAAAAGGCGGCGCAGGATGCCGGCCTGACCCTGCAGGTTCCGTTCACGCCGGGGCGCATGGATGCCTCGCAGGACCAGACCGATGTGGACTCCTTCGCGGCGCTCGAACCGCGCGCCGACGGCTTCCGCAACTATATCAACAGCAGGAAGCGGCAGTTCATGATCCCGGAGGAGGCCCTGGTGGACCGGGCGGCGCTGCTGCGGCTGACCGGGCCGGAGATGACCGTCCTGGTCGGCGGCCTGCGCGTGCTCGGCGCCAATTCCAACGGCTCCAAGCATGGTGTCCTGACCGAGCGGCCGGAGAAGCTGACGAACGACTTCTTCGTCAACCTGCTCGACATGGCCACGGAATGGCAGCCGCCGAACGCCGAGGGCATCTATGAAGGGCTGGACCGCAAGACCAAGGAGAGCAGATGGACGGCCACCCGCATCGACCTGATCTTCGGGTCGCATTCACAGCTGCGGGCCTTCGCGGAAGTCTATGCGTGCAGCGATGCCCACGAGAAATTCGCCAAGGACTTCGTTGCCGCCTGGACGAAGGTCATGAACGCCGACCGCTACGATCTCGCCCAGCCTAAACACTGA